A part of Synchiropus splendidus isolate RoL2022-P1 chromosome 19, RoL_Sspl_1.0, whole genome shotgun sequence genomic DNA contains:
- the dnmt1 gene encoding DNA (cytosine-5)-methyltransferase 1 isoform X2 gives MPTRTSLSLPEDVKKRLQVLEEDGSSGEDHVKEKLELVHDFLHVDTKDVLTGLEKQLKSAEITKDDYITKVKSLLKKELLENGSVGEQNGKNGFSNGSHEEVDMDTQDQEEEAFKSPTSKGKGGRKSKVNSDTKKSPARATRNSGKQQTISSMFSKVPKRKSEDLNGDATNGKDEAIKQEVDDEEEVHEEKRLKVDSNDKAAAEEPKVETAKAVATAKTPPPKCPDCRQFLDDSDLKFFQGDPDNALEEPEMLTDERLSLFDANEDGFESYEDLPQHKITNFSVYDKRGHLCPFDSGLIEKNVELYFSCVVKPIYDDNPCMDGGVPSKKLGPINAWWITGFDGGEKALIGFTTAFADYILMQPSEEYSSIFALMQEKIYMSKIVVEFLQKNHDATYEDLLNKIETTVPPAGLNFNCFTEDTLLRHAQFVVEQVESYDEAGDRDEQPIIVTPCMRDLIKLAGVTLGKRRAARRQAIRHPTKIEKDSKGPTKATTTKLVYQIFDTFFSEQIEQDDKEGGALKRQRCGVCEVCQSPDCGKCTACKDMIKFGGSGKSKQACKQRRCPNLAVKEAEDDENVEEEDVRVEKPKKVSQVKRKKQTQCKLTWIGEPIKAVGKKQYYGKVCVNDEELEVGDCVSVSSEDPSTPLYLAKITSLWEDNKEKMFHAHWFLRGTQTVLGESSDPLELVVVDECEDMQLNYVQGKVNVTYKAPSDNWFMEGGMDDDIKVIDDDGKSFFYQFWYDTDYARFETPPKTTPTADCKFCCSCVRIQEREEQAVPRVLEPLDEDSDSKILYALAMFQGEQFRVGDGVYLPPDGFSLSVKPSSPVKRSHRKEDVDEDLYPEYYRKSSDYIKGSNLDAPEPFRVGRIKEIFCHRRSNGKSDLSDVKLRLFKLYRPENTHKGVKASYHTDINQLYWSDEEVTVSMSEVLGRCQVEYGEDLNESVQEYSSGGPDRFYFMEAYNAKMKSFEDPPNHARSAVHKGKGKGKGKGKGKGKSSAPQETPETQSEPQTLEVPKYRTLDVFSGCGGLSEGFHQAGISETNWAIEMWEPAAQAFRLNNPGTTVFTEDCNILLKLVMSGEKTNSLGQKLPQKGDVEMLCGGPPCQGFSGMNRFNSRTYSKFKNSLVVSYLSYCDYYRPKFFLLENVRNFVSFKSSMVLKLTLRCLVRMGYQCTFGVLQAGQYGVAQTRRRAIILAAAPGEKLPRYPEPLHVFAPRACSLNVVVDDKKYVSNVTRGNGGIYRTITVRDTMSDLPEIRNGAAALEISYNGEPQSWFQRQIRGTQYQPILRDHICKDMSALVEGRMRHIPLAPGSDWRDLPNIEVRLKDGTMTKKLRYTHSDKKNGRSSTGALRGVCTCAGGKPCDPADRQFNTLIPWCLPHTGNRHNHWAGLYGRLEWDGFFSTTVTNPEPMGKQGRVLHPEQHRVVSVRECARSQGFPDTYRFFGNILDKHRQVGNAVPPPLSRAIGLEIKKCVTDRMKEEQQVSEGIKQEKMEVSD, from the exons ATGCCCACCAGAACCTCCCTGTCTTTGCCAGAAGATGTCAAGAAAAG GTTGCAGGTGCTGGAAGAGGACGGGTCTTCAGGCGAG GATCACGTTAAGGAGAAGTTGGAGTTGGTGCATGACTTCTTGCATGTGGACACCAAGGATGTTTTGACCGGCCTGGAGAAACAGCTGAAAAGTGCAGAGATCACAAAG GATGATTATATCACAAAAGTGAAGTCCTTATTAAAGAAGGAACTTCTAGAAAATGGCTCTGTTGGTGAGCAGAATGGGAAGAATGGTTTCTCAAATGGCTCCCATGAAGAAGTCGATATGGATACACAggatcaggaggaggaggccttTAAGTCACCAACTTCTAAAGGAAAAGGTGGCCGCAAGAGTAAAGTCAACTCTGACACTAAAA AGTCTCCTGCCAGAGCTACGAGAAACAGTGGAAAACAGCAAACCATCTCATCAATGTTCTCCAAAGT CCCAAAGCGCAAGTCAGAAGACTTGAATGGAGATGCCACAAATGGAAAAGATGAAGCAATAAAACAAGAagtggatgatgaggaagag GTCCATGAGGAGAAGCGCCTCAAAGTGGACTCCAATGACAA agctgctgcagaagagcCCAAAGTTGAGACCGCTAAAGCAGTTGCAACTGCAAAG ACTCCTCCTCCCAAATGTCCAGACTGCAGGCAGTTCTTGGATGACTCGGATCTGAAGTTCTTTCAAGGCGATCCAGACAATGCG CTTGAGGAACCAGAGATGCTGACTGATGAGCGCCTTTCCCTCTTTGACGCCAACGAAGACGGCTTTGAGAGCTATGAAGACCTTCCGCAGCACAAGATCACAAATTTTAG CGTTTATGACAAGCGCGGTCACCTTTGTCCGTTTGACTCCGGACTGATCGAGAAGAATGTCGAGCTTTACTTCAGTTGTGTGGTCAAGCCCATTTATGATGACAATCCTTGCATGGATG GTGGCGTTCCTTCCAAGAAGCTTGGACCCATCAACGCCTGGTGGATCACAGGCTTTGACGGAGGAGAGAAAGCACTTATCGGCTTCACAACag CATTTGCCGACTACATCTTGATGCAGCCCAGCGAGGAGTATTCCTCCATCTTTGCACTCATGCAGGAGAAGATCTACATGAGCAAGATTGTGGTTGAATTCCTTCAGAAAAACCATGACGCTACTTATGAAGACCTTCTCAACAAGATTGAG ACGacagtgccccctgctggcctcaACTTCAACTGCTTCACTGAAGACACGCTTCTCCGCCACGCTCAGTTTGTGGTTGAGCAGGTGGAAAGCTATGATGAAGCCGGCGACCGAGACGAGCAGCCGATCATCGTCACTCCCTGCATGAGGGACTTGATTAAGCTCGCTGGTGTCACCCTGGGGAAGAG GCGTGCTGCCAGGAGACAAGCTATCCGCCACCCGACTAAGATCGAGAAGGACAGCAAGGGCCCGACAAAAGCCACGACCACCAAACTTGTGTATCAGATCTTTGACACCTTCTTCTCCGAACAAATCGAGCAGGATGATAAAGAGGGTGGCGCTCTGAAACGACAGCGCTGTGGTGTCTGTGAG GTGTGTCAGTCTCCTGACTGTGGCAAGTGCACAGCCTGCAAGGACATGATCAAGTTTGGAGGAAGTGGCAAGAGCAAGCAGGCGTGCAAGCAAAGAAG aTGTCCGAACTTGGCCGTGAAGGAGGCTGAAGATGATGAGAACGTGGAAGAGGAAGATGTCCGTGTTGAGAAACCCAAAAAGGTTTCTCAAGTCAAGAGGAAGAAGCAGACGCAGTGCAAGCTCACGTGGATTGGGGAGCCCATCAAG GCTGTGGGTAAGAAGCAGTACTACGGAAAGGTCTGTGTGAATGatgaggagctggaggtggGAGACTGCGTCTCCGTGTCATCAGAGGATCCGTCTACTCCACTCTACCTGGCAAA GATCACGTCTCTGTGGGAGGACAACAAGGAGAAGATGTTTCATGCTCACTGGTTCCTCCGTGGAACCCAGACTGTGCTGGGAGAATCGTCTGACCCGCTGGAGCTGGTCGTGGTGGATGAGTGCGAGGACATGCAACTGAATTATGTGCAAGGCAAAGTCAACGTCACGTACAAGGCGCCATCGGACAACTGGTTCATGGAG GGAGGAATGGACGACGACATCAAAGTAATTGACGACGACGGCAAAAGTTTCTTCTATCAGTTTTGGTACGACACAGACTACGCGCGTTTCGAGACGCCCCCGAAGACCACGCCCACTGCGGACTGCAA GTTCTGCTGCAGTTGTGTCCGCATTCAGGAGCGCGAGGAGCAGGCCGTACCACGCGTGTTGGAGCCGCTGGACGAAGACAGTGACTCCAAGATTCTGTACGCGCTCGCCATGTTTCAAGGAGAGCAGTTCAGGGTGGGGGATGGGGTCTATCTGCCGCCGGATGGTTTCAGTCTCAG TGTGAAACCTTCCAGTCCAGTCAAGCGCTCCCACAGGAAGGAGGACGTGGATGAAGACTTGTACCCTGAATATTACAGGAAGTCATCGGACTACATTAAAGGCTCCAACCTAGATGCTCCAGAACCGTTCCGCGTCGGCCGTATTAAGGAGATCTTCTGTCACCGTCGGAGCAACGGCAAGTCTGACTTGTCAGATGTCAAACTGAGACTCTTCAAACTGTACAG GCCCGAGAACACTCACAAAGGCGTTAAAGCCAGTTACCACACTGACATCAACCAGCTGTACTGGAGTGACGAGGAAGTGACGGTCAGTATGTCTGAGGTCCTCGGTCGCTGCCAGGTGGAGTACGGAGAAGATCTGAACGAGTCGGTTCAGGAGTATTCCAGCGGCGGTCCTGACAGGTTCTACTTCATGGAG GCTTATAATGCGAAGATGAAAAGCTTCGAAGATCCTCCAAATCACGCTCGCTCTGCCGTCCATAAAGGCAAAGGGAAGGGCAAAGGGAAAG GGAAGGGCAAAGGGAAGTCATCAGCACCACAGGAAACTCCAGAGACACAGAGCGAACCACAGACGCTCGAGGTGCCAAAGTACCGCACCCTGGACGTGTTTTCTGGCTGTGGCGGACTCTCTGAAGGCTTCCACCAGGCCG GCATCTCTGAGACCAATTGGGCCATTGAAATGTGGGAGCCTGCAGCTCAGGCCTTCCGGCTCAACAACCCCGGCACCACTGTGTTCACAGAGGACTGCAACATCCTTCTGAAGCTGGTCATGTCCGGAGAGAAGACCAACTCCCTGGGCCAGAAGCTTCCTCAGAAGGGTGACGTGGAGATGCTGTGTGGAGGGCCACCCTGCCAAGGTTTCAGCGGGATGAACCGCTTCAACTCGCGGACTTACTCCAAGTTCAAGAACTCGCTGGTGGTCTCCTACCTCAG TTACTGCGATTACTACAGGCCCAAGTTCTTCCTGCTTGAGAACGTGAGGAACTTTGTGTCCTTCAAAAGCTCCATGGTCCTGAAGCTGACACTGCGCTGTCTGGTTAGAATGGGCTATCAGTGCACATTTGGGGTTCTGCAG GCGGGTCAGTACGGCGTGGCCCAAACCCGCCGCAGGGCCATCATTCTGGCCGCGGCTCCTGGTGAGAAGCTCCCACGTTATCCTGAGCCACTGCACGTCTTTGCTCCCAGAGCCTGCTCTCTGAATGTGGTGGTGGACGACAAGAAATACGTCAGCAACGTCACTCG TGGCAACGGTGGCATCTACAGAACCATCACGGTCAGAGACACCATGTCGGACCTACCAGAGATCCGAAACGGCGCAGCTGCACTGGAGATCTCGTACAATGGCGAGCCTCAATCTTGGTTCCAGAGGCAGATCCGAGGGACACAATACCAGCCCATTCTCAGGGATCACATCTGCAAG GACATGTCTGCGCTGGTGGAGGGTCGCATGCGTCACATCCCTCTGGCCCCCGGCTCCGACTGGAGGGACCTTCCCAACATCGAGGTCCGGTTGAAGGACGGAAccatgaccaagaagctgcgcTACACACACTCGGACAAGAAGAACGGGCGCAGTAGCACGGGGGCGCTGCGGGGAGTGTGCACGTGTGCGGGAG gtaAACCATGTGACCCAGCTGACAGACAGTTCAACACTCTGATCCCCTGGTGCCTCCCTCACACTGGAAACCGCCACAATCACTGGGCCGGCCTGTACGGCAGGCTGGAGTGGGACGGATTCTTCAGCACCACAGTCACTAACCCTGAACCCATGGGCAAGCAG GGTCGTGTCTTGCATCCCGAGCAGCACCGAGTGGTCAGCGTGAGGGAGTGCGCTCGCTCTCAGGGATTCCCGGATACCTACCGCTTCTTTGGGAACATCCTGGACAAGCACAGACAG GTGGGCAACGCCGTGCCGCCTCCTCTGTCCAGAGCCATCGGCCTGGAGATCAAGAAGTGTGTCACAGATCGAATGAAGGAGGAGCAGCAAGTGTCAG AGGGCATCAAACAGGAGAAGATGGAAGTCTCTGATTAG
- the dnmt1 gene encoding DNA (cytosine-5)-methyltransferase 1 isoform X1 gives MPTRTSLSLPEDVKKRLQVLEEDGSSGEDHVKEKLELVHDFLHVDTKDVLTGLEKQLKSAEITKDDYITKVKSLLKKELLENGSVGEQNGKNGFSNGSHEEVDMDTQDQEEEAFKSPTSKGKGGRKSKVNSDTKKSPARATRNSGKQQTISSMFSKVPKRKSEDLNGDATNGKDEAIKQEVDDEEEVHEEKRLKVDSNDKAAAEEPKVETAKAVATAKTPPPKCPDCRQFLDDSDLKFFQGDPDNALEEPEMLTDERLSLFDANEDGFESYEDLPQHKITNFSVYDKRGHLCPFDSGLIEKNVELYFSCVVKPIYDDNPCMDGGVPSKKLGPINAWWITGFDGGEKALIGFTTAFADYILMQPSEEYSSIFALMQEKIYMSKIVVEFLQKNHDATYEDLLNKIETTVPPAGLNFNCFTEDTLLRHAQFVVEQVESYDEAGDRDEQPIIVTPCMRDLIKLAGVTLGKSTLLYWRAARRQAIRHPTKIEKDSKGPTKATTTKLVYQIFDTFFSEQIEQDDKEGGALKRQRCGVCEVCQSPDCGKCTACKDMIKFGGSGKSKQACKQRRCPNLAVKEAEDDENVEEEDVRVEKPKKVSQVKRKKQTQCKLTWIGEPIKAVGKKQYYGKVCVNDEELEVGDCVSVSSEDPSTPLYLAKITSLWEDNKEKMFHAHWFLRGTQTVLGESSDPLELVVVDECEDMQLNYVQGKVNVTYKAPSDNWFMEGGMDDDIKVIDDDGKSFFYQFWYDTDYARFETPPKTTPTADCKFCCSCVRIQEREEQAVPRVLEPLDEDSDSKILYALAMFQGEQFRVGDGVYLPPDGFSLSVKPSSPVKRSHRKEDVDEDLYPEYYRKSSDYIKGSNLDAPEPFRVGRIKEIFCHRRSNGKSDLSDVKLRLFKLYRPENTHKGVKASYHTDINQLYWSDEEVTVSMSEVLGRCQVEYGEDLNESVQEYSSGGPDRFYFMEAYNAKMKSFEDPPNHARSAVHKGKGKGKGKGKGKGKSSAPQETPETQSEPQTLEVPKYRTLDVFSGCGGLSEGFHQAGISETNWAIEMWEPAAQAFRLNNPGTTVFTEDCNILLKLVMSGEKTNSLGQKLPQKGDVEMLCGGPPCQGFSGMNRFNSRTYSKFKNSLVVSYLSYCDYYRPKFFLLENVRNFVSFKSSMVLKLTLRCLVRMGYQCTFGVLQAGQYGVAQTRRRAIILAAAPGEKLPRYPEPLHVFAPRACSLNVVVDDKKYVSNVTRGNGGIYRTITVRDTMSDLPEIRNGAAALEISYNGEPQSWFQRQIRGTQYQPILRDHICKDMSALVEGRMRHIPLAPGSDWRDLPNIEVRLKDGTMTKKLRYTHSDKKNGRSSTGALRGVCTCAGGKPCDPADRQFNTLIPWCLPHTGNRHNHWAGLYGRLEWDGFFSTTVTNPEPMGKQGRVLHPEQHRVVSVRECARSQGFPDTYRFFGNILDKHRQVGNAVPPPLSRAIGLEIKKCVTDRMKEEQQVSEGIKQEKMEVSD, from the exons ATGCCCACCAGAACCTCCCTGTCTTTGCCAGAAGATGTCAAGAAAAG GTTGCAGGTGCTGGAAGAGGACGGGTCTTCAGGCGAG GATCACGTTAAGGAGAAGTTGGAGTTGGTGCATGACTTCTTGCATGTGGACACCAAGGATGTTTTGACCGGCCTGGAGAAACAGCTGAAAAGTGCAGAGATCACAAAG GATGATTATATCACAAAAGTGAAGTCCTTATTAAAGAAGGAACTTCTAGAAAATGGCTCTGTTGGTGAGCAGAATGGGAAGAATGGTTTCTCAAATGGCTCCCATGAAGAAGTCGATATGGATACACAggatcaggaggaggaggccttTAAGTCACCAACTTCTAAAGGAAAAGGTGGCCGCAAGAGTAAAGTCAACTCTGACACTAAAA AGTCTCCTGCCAGAGCTACGAGAAACAGTGGAAAACAGCAAACCATCTCATCAATGTTCTCCAAAGT CCCAAAGCGCAAGTCAGAAGACTTGAATGGAGATGCCACAAATGGAAAAGATGAAGCAATAAAACAAGAagtggatgatgaggaagag GTCCATGAGGAGAAGCGCCTCAAAGTGGACTCCAATGACAA agctgctgcagaagagcCCAAAGTTGAGACCGCTAAAGCAGTTGCAACTGCAAAG ACTCCTCCTCCCAAATGTCCAGACTGCAGGCAGTTCTTGGATGACTCGGATCTGAAGTTCTTTCAAGGCGATCCAGACAATGCG CTTGAGGAACCAGAGATGCTGACTGATGAGCGCCTTTCCCTCTTTGACGCCAACGAAGACGGCTTTGAGAGCTATGAAGACCTTCCGCAGCACAAGATCACAAATTTTAG CGTTTATGACAAGCGCGGTCACCTTTGTCCGTTTGACTCCGGACTGATCGAGAAGAATGTCGAGCTTTACTTCAGTTGTGTGGTCAAGCCCATTTATGATGACAATCCTTGCATGGATG GTGGCGTTCCTTCCAAGAAGCTTGGACCCATCAACGCCTGGTGGATCACAGGCTTTGACGGAGGAGAGAAAGCACTTATCGGCTTCACAACag CATTTGCCGACTACATCTTGATGCAGCCCAGCGAGGAGTATTCCTCCATCTTTGCACTCATGCAGGAGAAGATCTACATGAGCAAGATTGTGGTTGAATTCCTTCAGAAAAACCATGACGCTACTTATGAAGACCTTCTCAACAAGATTGAG ACGacagtgccccctgctggcctcaACTTCAACTGCTTCACTGAAGACACGCTTCTCCGCCACGCTCAGTTTGTGGTTGAGCAGGTGGAAAGCTATGATGAAGCCGGCGACCGAGACGAGCAGCCGATCATCGTCACTCCCTGCATGAGGGACTTGATTAAGCTCGCTGGTGTCACCCTGGGGAAGAG CACGCTGCTGTACTG GCGTGCTGCCAGGAGACAAGCTATCCGCCACCCGACTAAGATCGAGAAGGACAGCAAGGGCCCGACAAAAGCCACGACCACCAAACTTGTGTATCAGATCTTTGACACCTTCTTCTCCGAACAAATCGAGCAGGATGATAAAGAGGGTGGCGCTCTGAAACGACAGCGCTGTGGTGTCTGTGAG GTGTGTCAGTCTCCTGACTGTGGCAAGTGCACAGCCTGCAAGGACATGATCAAGTTTGGAGGAAGTGGCAAGAGCAAGCAGGCGTGCAAGCAAAGAAG aTGTCCGAACTTGGCCGTGAAGGAGGCTGAAGATGATGAGAACGTGGAAGAGGAAGATGTCCGTGTTGAGAAACCCAAAAAGGTTTCTCAAGTCAAGAGGAAGAAGCAGACGCAGTGCAAGCTCACGTGGATTGGGGAGCCCATCAAG GCTGTGGGTAAGAAGCAGTACTACGGAAAGGTCTGTGTGAATGatgaggagctggaggtggGAGACTGCGTCTCCGTGTCATCAGAGGATCCGTCTACTCCACTCTACCTGGCAAA GATCACGTCTCTGTGGGAGGACAACAAGGAGAAGATGTTTCATGCTCACTGGTTCCTCCGTGGAACCCAGACTGTGCTGGGAGAATCGTCTGACCCGCTGGAGCTGGTCGTGGTGGATGAGTGCGAGGACATGCAACTGAATTATGTGCAAGGCAAAGTCAACGTCACGTACAAGGCGCCATCGGACAACTGGTTCATGGAG GGAGGAATGGACGACGACATCAAAGTAATTGACGACGACGGCAAAAGTTTCTTCTATCAGTTTTGGTACGACACAGACTACGCGCGTTTCGAGACGCCCCCGAAGACCACGCCCACTGCGGACTGCAA GTTCTGCTGCAGTTGTGTCCGCATTCAGGAGCGCGAGGAGCAGGCCGTACCACGCGTGTTGGAGCCGCTGGACGAAGACAGTGACTCCAAGATTCTGTACGCGCTCGCCATGTTTCAAGGAGAGCAGTTCAGGGTGGGGGATGGGGTCTATCTGCCGCCGGATGGTTTCAGTCTCAG TGTGAAACCTTCCAGTCCAGTCAAGCGCTCCCACAGGAAGGAGGACGTGGATGAAGACTTGTACCCTGAATATTACAGGAAGTCATCGGACTACATTAAAGGCTCCAACCTAGATGCTCCAGAACCGTTCCGCGTCGGCCGTATTAAGGAGATCTTCTGTCACCGTCGGAGCAACGGCAAGTCTGACTTGTCAGATGTCAAACTGAGACTCTTCAAACTGTACAG GCCCGAGAACACTCACAAAGGCGTTAAAGCCAGTTACCACACTGACATCAACCAGCTGTACTGGAGTGACGAGGAAGTGACGGTCAGTATGTCTGAGGTCCTCGGTCGCTGCCAGGTGGAGTACGGAGAAGATCTGAACGAGTCGGTTCAGGAGTATTCCAGCGGCGGTCCTGACAGGTTCTACTTCATGGAG GCTTATAATGCGAAGATGAAAAGCTTCGAAGATCCTCCAAATCACGCTCGCTCTGCCGTCCATAAAGGCAAAGGGAAGGGCAAAGGGAAAG GGAAGGGCAAAGGGAAGTCATCAGCACCACAGGAAACTCCAGAGACACAGAGCGAACCACAGACGCTCGAGGTGCCAAAGTACCGCACCCTGGACGTGTTTTCTGGCTGTGGCGGACTCTCTGAAGGCTTCCACCAGGCCG GCATCTCTGAGACCAATTGGGCCATTGAAATGTGGGAGCCTGCAGCTCAGGCCTTCCGGCTCAACAACCCCGGCACCACTGTGTTCACAGAGGACTGCAACATCCTTCTGAAGCTGGTCATGTCCGGAGAGAAGACCAACTCCCTGGGCCAGAAGCTTCCTCAGAAGGGTGACGTGGAGATGCTGTGTGGAGGGCCACCCTGCCAAGGTTTCAGCGGGATGAACCGCTTCAACTCGCGGACTTACTCCAAGTTCAAGAACTCGCTGGTGGTCTCCTACCTCAG TTACTGCGATTACTACAGGCCCAAGTTCTTCCTGCTTGAGAACGTGAGGAACTTTGTGTCCTTCAAAAGCTCCATGGTCCTGAAGCTGACACTGCGCTGTCTGGTTAGAATGGGCTATCAGTGCACATTTGGGGTTCTGCAG GCGGGTCAGTACGGCGTGGCCCAAACCCGCCGCAGGGCCATCATTCTGGCCGCGGCTCCTGGTGAGAAGCTCCCACGTTATCCTGAGCCACTGCACGTCTTTGCTCCCAGAGCCTGCTCTCTGAATGTGGTGGTGGACGACAAGAAATACGTCAGCAACGTCACTCG TGGCAACGGTGGCATCTACAGAACCATCACGGTCAGAGACACCATGTCGGACCTACCAGAGATCCGAAACGGCGCAGCTGCACTGGAGATCTCGTACAATGGCGAGCCTCAATCTTGGTTCCAGAGGCAGATCCGAGGGACACAATACCAGCCCATTCTCAGGGATCACATCTGCAAG GACATGTCTGCGCTGGTGGAGGGTCGCATGCGTCACATCCCTCTGGCCCCCGGCTCCGACTGGAGGGACCTTCCCAACATCGAGGTCCGGTTGAAGGACGGAAccatgaccaagaagctgcgcTACACACACTCGGACAAGAAGAACGGGCGCAGTAGCACGGGGGCGCTGCGGGGAGTGTGCACGTGTGCGGGAG gtaAACCATGTGACCCAGCTGACAGACAGTTCAACACTCTGATCCCCTGGTGCCTCCCTCACACTGGAAACCGCCACAATCACTGGGCCGGCCTGTACGGCAGGCTGGAGTGGGACGGATTCTTCAGCACCACAGTCACTAACCCTGAACCCATGGGCAAGCAG GGTCGTGTCTTGCATCCCGAGCAGCACCGAGTGGTCAGCGTGAGGGAGTGCGCTCGCTCTCAGGGATTCCCGGATACCTACCGCTTCTTTGGGAACATCCTGGACAAGCACAGACAG GTGGGCAACGCCGTGCCGCCTCCTCTGTCCAGAGCCATCGGCCTGGAGATCAAGAAGTGTGTCACAGATCGAATGAAGGAGGAGCAGCAAGTGTCAG AGGGCATCAAACAGGAGAAGATGGAAGTCTCTGATTAG